ACATCAAACCCAGGTTTGGCTTCCTTGTTTGTGCTATTTACATCCTGCACATCTGCAGATATATCAGCTCTCACACCACGCTCAGGCGTGGCTTCCTTGTTTGTGCTATTCACATCCTGTGTGTCGACAGGTATGTCATCTTTGACACCGAGCTTATCTTTGGCTTTAGTTAGTACACCTACGGATGCATCGTTGATTTTTATCACAGAATTAACTTCACCTAAGGCATTATCACCCTCATCACATAAACCATGAGGAGCACTTTCTTCATCATAAATGGATGTGATATCATCATTAGGCATTGTCTGAACTGTGTTTGCCTCATCGTTAACATGCACCCCTGCATCCTTGTCATCTCTCACAGGGATATCCATCTCATTCAACCTGCATGCAGCAGGTACGATCATGGATGTGCCATGTCTAATAATCACAGGTGTTACAAGGTCCTTCATCTCATCAGCAAGCTTTTCCTCAGGAGTATCATTCCAGACATGACTTACAGGTTCAACTTCCTCCTTTGTTTCATCATCCACATCAAGTAAATCTACAGGAGTTTCATCTCTGACATCATGGACAGATCCGGACTTCTCTTTTGCTCCATCATTAACATGCATCTCAACAAGTATGTCACAATCATTTCCAACATTTATCTTTGTTTCATCTATAATAGATTTGACCTCCTGATTTTTCTGGTTTCTTACATCAAGAACATCCCTTGGTGTCTTGGATTCGTTGTTAAACGTTACCTCGTTATTTTTCTCACAAGAGACAGATTCCTCCTTCCTGCTATTCACATCACAAATAACTATAGGTGTTTCATCTCTGGTAAGAAGCACAGATTTAACTTCAATTGTTGCTTTATCATGCACAGGAACAGAAATGACAGAACAGCCTCCTGTCCTAAATTTAAGTGCACACTCATTCTTATTACCAGGATGTGCATACACTGGTGTGCTTTCATGTTTTTCCTTATTCACTACTGAGTCACACTGCTCATCTTTGGATAGTGTCTCAGTGTGCACTGAAACAGTTCCATCATCTTTGTGCTTTTCCTTAAAACTCAATGACTTTACTATGATTTTTCTTCCAGGTAAAGAATCAGgcacttttaaaaaagtcaGAGGCCTGAGAGGCCGAACGACCTGGTGGAACACAGccacactttttctctctgtgtccaTTATCCCAtcactatttatattcatgGCCTTTGACAGTGACAGGTCTTTGCCAAGTTCATTCCTTTTCATGAACACTTTCTGTTCATCTAGTCTTATGTTTGATGCATGGTCACACAACTGACTGTATGCACCATTGCTCTCCAAAAGTTTTGTGTAAGAGCTTTCAGTGATGTTGGTCGCATTGTCCTCTAGGTCGCTGCAGTCACTATGATCAGGCGTGAGATTTTCGTCCAAAGTCTCCACAGTGGATCTATAATCCTGTAACAGttaacaaaaaagtatttagatttttacagGAGCTAAAAAGGATGTATTTCCTGTTGTTTAAAAATAGCAACAAACTTATACAATACAATAGAAGgcatgtatacatgtgtgtctAAGAGCGATGTGTGAGCGATTTCAGTCTTTTAACACCTCACAGATACAGTTATTTTACCACAGAGCCATTAAATTCTTGAACCTGACCATCTGATTAATTGAATATATTAACTATTTTCCATCAGCAATATTGAAAGTAATTTAGACTGTAAATCAGATAAGCTtgtacactatatggccaaaagtttggagacACTTGACCATTACATCTATATAGGGCTCTTGCTCACATTGTTCCTACAAAGCTAGAATTACATAATTGTATGCTGTAAAAATCAGTTTTCCTTCACTCGAACTAAAAGGATCAAACCTGTCTCAACATGACCAGGCATCTGTATGTGAGCAAAGCAAAATGTTTCGTCAAGTTTGAAAGAACCCGAGTCACCCACAAAGAGCAATGAGCTCAACCCCACTAGACACCTTTTCAATAAACTAGAATTTTAACTGCACCACAGCCCTCCTCATCAGACACGCTAACTGACACTGAACaataatgctcttgtggctggaTGGGCAAATCCCCATGGCGACACTAAAATTTAGCAGAAATCCTTTCCAGGTGAGTGTGAAGATTTTGAAAAAGGGAAAATATCTGGAATGCGGTTCAAAAGCGCATATAGGAATAATGGTCAGGTGTCCCCAAAATTGGACATCTAGTGTATTAATATGCTTATTGTAAAACATTCCAGTTGAAAGAATCTTCAGAGTCAGTGCTCCATAACATCGTTAAATCTGTTCCTAGGAAAGTCTTTAGAACAAAGGGCTTTTGAGCATTCTCTGCACTATGATGAgttgcataattattattattattattattattttgtcttattACTTTTACACATAAGGCTGGCGAGTAGAACAAaagtttatagctgctatatcTTATGTGACAACAAAAAATTGCTTTACATATATTCCacaagttaaatatatatacaaatacagtCTGTTAtccttcattaaataaaaatggctaGCTacgggaaaataaataattttgaggTAGCCTCAGACCTCCCAGTCTTTGATTATTTTCTAGCAGTATCGCTTTGTTCAtgggttttatttcttattttataaaaaaaaaaaccccacaatatGTAACACATTTTGTTTCTGAAAAGTATGGGTTATATAATACTTTCCAGAAAAATTTAggctttaatgttaatgttataaaACTATAGGAAATAGCGATTATTCGGTTTAAACTTTGCTTTTGTAACCTGAATGTTGAAACTTAGAAATTAATCTATTTTCTATGCAAAAGGggcaaatttatatattttcattcatATAAGGTCTTAAATAAACCAACATATGAAGCAAAATGTACATGAACTTGTACtcattatacaaaaacaaaaaaaatatagaagtTAGTATGCTTTTGAAATTTGCAGAAATGTAAATCACTTTGAGATACAGTATAAGCCCCACATATAGTCTCCCACCATGTTTTCATTATATGCTTCCTCGTAGCAGCATCCAAATTCCAGTATGTCaaaatacacatatacatgCATACAAATGTAGCTTATGGAAAGGTCTAGAAAATTCTAAAGGGTTCTTGAAAATACTTGTCAAGTTCTACAACATTCTAGGAAGTTCTTGAAATTTCTTTTAAGTTCTAGAAAATTATCTATCAGCAACCCAGCACTGTATCTACCTGGAAAGTTCTAGAAAATAAGTATATTAGAAAATTTCATTACCCAGGTCACAAAGGCAAagtttaaagattaaaatatttttttttgccatttaatTTAAGCATAATAAATTTGGAAAAAACACTTTCTGctcaaaaataaagtaaatattttttcacatagtGTAATAGTCATAATAATCCGCTAATATTTAGACATGTAATAGACAGTTGTCAAATATGCGTTAAATATTATGACAACACTTCTGATTTctcttaaatttaaataaataaataaataattctgatAGTTTTTCACTTAAATGTAGTAAAACCCTCTTcaattgaatatgaaaaaatgcattaatcatctaatttgtatttttagttCATTCTATTCAGACAACAAAATGAAAATCAGACATGGTTTACTTTGCCCTAGTACTGCTTACCATAGAAATGCCTTTTCTTAGTACACTGGGAGAATGGTCTGAACTGGGTCTTTTATCTGGCTCTTTATTCTCCCACATGTATTTTAGTATTGACCGTACGCCAGAAATAGGTGTAGGTTTTTCTCCAGAGGTGCTGTCGTCTGCAGCCTCAGGTGTTTTCACTGAAAGGTCAAGAGCATCTGAACCAGGATGTAAGGAAGTATTTCTGTCCTCTTTCGTGGACAAATCAACATCAGGCAACGGTGAGGAAGTCTGAATAGCAAACTGTAACACATCTGAAGGATTTTTTCCTTCCAATGTTGGAAAGGTGTGATCGAAGTGGAAGAATCTTGAAGTGGGTTTACTGTAGAAAAGACCTATCCACATATGGAAGATGAGGTGCACCTGCTCATAATTGTCTTCAATGCTAAAATCCCACTTGCTGAGGAAATTaggaataaatagaaatatggTTAGCGTTGAACACAATGTAGATCATTTTGGCTATTTAAAATCACTCATACattaaaacctcggattgcgaatAACACgttttgcgagtgttccgcaagacgagcaaagattttgaataaatttagacttggtttacgagtatcatgtatcagtTGTGTGCGCATGTGCGTGATGGAGAGGGTAACTGTATAAGACAAGAAGGGGAAAAagggaggggctccttactttagcttcacacacacacacacacacacacacacacacacacacacatacacacatacatagcgcctgcacgcataaacaaaaacacttatctgtcgggatttatttaaactttttttaaggtaaagtgcaggttaatttgttttattttgactttatttttatgaatttatttttgagGCTGTGGAacgagtttttattatttcctatgggaaaattcaatttggatTACGGGTGTGTTGAAACACACTTcctgctcgtaatccaaggttccactgtgtataaAATCACTCAGAAGCTAAATAATCCATTTCCAATGCATTTGACACTGACTTATTTCAAATAATCCTCTTTGAGAAAGGGGAAAATCTGACAAGTGACAGCCACGAACACAACGTTTTATACTACATATGTATTTAATTGTTTACCATGTCACTACACTTTGACGAAATGACTACACAACACTTTATAGCACTTTAATGCTTTATGTCAAATTGTTACAATGCTCTTGAGTCACTTAACATTACCTAGTTTtagatggagaaaaaaaaagaagcacataCCCATGCAGCGCTCTTGTCACACATTTGTCTAGTTTGTCATTTGTGAACTTGCTGTCAAATTTGAAATCATAGTTTTCCTTCCAGAATCTTGTCACTTGGATGGAGCCTTGTTTTTCAGTCACGGTTCTAGTGCGAAGAAATAAAGTGCTCCATACTTTGGCCTTGACAGCAGCTGGGGGTGATGGTACGAGTGTCAATCCGTTCTTGCCTTCTTTATCATAATAGCCTGGACTAGCAAGATCAGGCAGCTTCAGAAGGAGGTCAGATTTCATGGACAGATGAGAGTCAACTCGTCCAACTGGAGACTGAACCTGGGGGCATATGCCTGTCAAACCTGACAGCAGAGAGGTGGGCTGTGAGTAAGAATGCTCTTTTGATATTTCTAATATGAAATCCCCAGTCACAACAAGACCCTCTGGAAAAGGAGATTTTAATCTGGGGGTGAGGTCTCGCAACAGATGAATGACTGTTTGCGGCGAGCTACTGGTCCTGGCTCCGTGGTGTTTTTTTCCCAGCTTAGGCAACATTTCGTCACTATTTACACTGAGGGCCAAATCAGCCAGTAGATTAAGAGCATCTGAAGGTGCAGGCACACAAACAGCCACTTCCTCTTTATTGCTTTGGCCACCAGAACTAATATGCTTGGCCTCTAACCTATTCTGTACTGGCTCAGATATGAGCTGCTGGTCGGCTTGTTTAACTAATTCATTAGGGAAAAAGTTGCaacctgtaaaaacaaaaaacaaaacaaaaaaaacagacaacagAGAATGAAAAAGCAGCAAGAGTTGGACACGAAAAAGCAGAAATTGTCACAGGCGCATACATACATGTAAAAGACATAAGACAGAAGCTGTAGAAGGAAAGAAGCGGTGCTTAATGCTTTCTTTACTGAAAATGTAAAtcttatacactgcctggccaaattttttaaaaattaaataaaaaaaaaataaaataaaataaaaaatcacaatttagacttaaataagcaaatactaaAGATTTTGATTAAATACCTTCTGCAGTGATTATTATGCTTCAGCTGGCAGCAAGCCTTTTAACCCtaacttctcatttcttaaacaaccttGTTGAaggacatatcctgtggtcataaaaatatgtttctgtGTTTCAGGTAAAGGGCAAATTATTGGCAAGCAAAAGAATGTACTAAGACGGTTGCTCAAGTTttgtattattaaaagtttaaattataaagttgcatcatttaaaaaagtaagaaagaaaaaaaaacacgacaATAGAAATAAGGGCTGTTCAATAGTAAAAGAGCAGCTTCACACTCAATATATGaggagaactcacaggatttggactaaacagctgtatggCCATAATAAAATcacttgggaaaaaaaagtcttaaacaaAGATTGAACTTTGGAGTGCAGATTGTCTTTATTCCAGAGTGATCACCCATCATGCATATGGCCACTGTACAAGGCAGTGTTataggtctaggctcagcaacattatgttgGAATAAAATGAAGCCAGCTTATGCCTTGAATATACTAATTATCCCCTCAAAGCATTTATTCGTCTCTGATGGCATGGTGCATGaggaaatcattttcacaaatTAGTTGGCAAGCACAGAGTAATCACCTCAAGCCTAATGAAAGTCTTTGGGGAGTGCTGGAGTAGACTTTATGGAGTGGTTTGACTTTCCCGTCATCAGTTGTCAAAAACAACTCCAAAATAACATAACACGAATAGACAGAAAAATCTTGGGGTTGCATAAGATGGATGAAAAAATTCCACAATCATCAAATCTGAAGGTGgtccaaggttttttttttctttttttttggccaggcagtgtattgtTAATGTATCTAATAGtagtattaatagtaatattaaGATTTAAATTTGCTCTTTCTATATAATTAATTAGGAGCAACAACAAAGAAGCTAGacagaggcagacagacagaacagAGCTCCACATGTTTTCAAGTAAGTCTGTGGAAGGtctttaaatatacataattCATGTCATTaatttaaagtgaaataaacaCTTATCCAGACAGAATCTATTGCTATGCAAATTATCTGGTTTAAGTTTAGGGTATTTACTTTACTGTTGATTAGAGGTGTATACTGGGATTCCCAACACACATTTCTACTGTACATCTTTTTTACAGTGATCATACAGGGTATAGTAATATACCCTGAATCATCTAAGCTCTTACTTAAATCCACAAAAGCATCACAACATTTCCTACCATTTTCTTTAGGGATCTCTGAGATCCGCTTCTCCTGAGATGGTGTGGCCCTCTGTCGTGGTTTAGATGGTGCATTTTCCACTGTCCCTTGGCACCCAGCTGATTCGGGATTAGGCTGTAATGAGCTGCCTTTTTCAACATCTGCATGAGGAGCCGATTTGCCGTTGTCTGCATTACTGTTTAATTTTGCTCTTTTTAATTCAGGCTCTGTATTATCTGATATCGATTTCCCATGATCCTTTCCACCAGAAGATTTGGTCCTTCTTGCTCTTTTGAGCACTGTTTTTAGTTTACTTATAGATATTGCTCTGTATACATGGTCTTTCactgtgcttttatttttttcaggtgTTTCCAGGACAGATGATTTTTGTGGGGACACAGGAACTTCTGAAGACGCTAGTGCCTTGGGTGGCGTCTCTGAAATGTTTTGTATGTGTGATAAGGGCATATGCTGACTTCTGTTTTCTATTTCTGATGGCTGAGGTTTATCATGTGGTGGTGGAGTTGTTGGCTTCTCCACTAAAGGACTTTCGGTTGTAACAACAGATGATTCTGGagcttgtttattttcatttgacTTTATGTCACCAGGAGCAACTTCTGAGCCATGGGGGACAAAGACAAAGCCGCAATCTGTGATTATGTTCTTGAGGCCGTATCGTTCTCTCATATTAATTCCTTCCATTTTTCGTTTCGGTGTACTGGATGTAATGTTAGTCGTAACAGTAAGTTCTGTAATGGAGGTATTTTTCTCAGAGTCGCTGTTTTTATCAGATGGcgtttcagtgtttttaaaatttgacCTCAATGTCCGCCTTGCGCTGGCATCAACTTTCCACTCCCTCTTGAGCCTTGGGAGAGAACGCCAATCTTTTTTGAGTGTGCTAGGTGAGGAATGTATTGAGTCACTGTTACTGCTCTGTTCAGGAGTAGGAATAGCTTCTGTTGCAGGACTTAAAGATAAAGTAGTGTTTTGAAAGGGGGTTGTAATTTGACTGAATGTATTAGTATTGCGTTTTGACGATttccttcttctccttcttccgTGCCGTTTTGGGGCAGATTTTGTCTCAGCAGGAACACTACTGCTTACCTCTGGCTGTACTTCGTCACAGCCTTCAATTAATGCTTCAGTCTGGTTTATTGATGTAGTAGGGGTTGAAATGGATGTTGGAAGGCCAGCTTCCAGAAGGTCTTTATCTGCAATAGGCATCTGACCTCCAATTTTAGGAAGCACATCTGAGAAACTGTCTACTTTTTCTGACTGATTAACCTCCATCTCGACATTAGATGCCAGAGTTGAGGCATCATCTCCAGTTTCTGTAGATGATAAGGCCTCACTGGAGGTCTGAATTGTTTCTTTCGaagatgcctcagaaacctcccTTCCATTGCATTTATCGTCAGGTGAGACACCCTCAGATGTGTTTTCACCGTCTTGAGCAGCAACAATGTTCTGAGCATAGTGTTTTGTATTGGGGTCACCTAATGTAGATGAAGAATCGGTCCCTTCAGCTTGGTTATTATTAGGTGTTATCATAGCATCCGTTGTTGCATCAGATGTGCTATTATCAGCAGCAACCACTGCAGCACCAGACATGTTGACGTCCTCCACCAAACCCTGATGGGGCAGTTCATCGGCTACAGTCTTTTCTGTTTCAGCTTGCTGCTCAGCTGTCTTTTTTACATCATCGGAAACATTCCTGCAAGTTAAATAATCAGTTTCGTTAGGCAAATCTCTCTCGGAAACCATCTCCGCAGGAGTCTGTGGGGCCTCAGGTGAGGATATATAGTAATAGACATCATCATCGTGATCATCACTGCGTTGCTGCTTTCCGGCAGCTAGGAGTTCCAGTGCCCGACCCACTGGAATTTGAAAACTGCATGGACTTTTTAAGTACATCCTGAGGCGATCCCCCGTCTGTTCTGTCCATTTTGGGGCACTCTTAGGAAAACCATCAGGTACATCATACTGATCAGGAAACATACTCGCCTCCCTGCTAGGGCTGTTAGTTAACCCTGGAAAAATAAGAGCAGCAAAGTCCTGCAAATGTTTTTCCAATGTGCCAAGGGCATCGTCCTGTTGCTGGGGAGGACACTTCTCCATTTCTAATTCGGCATAATTCAGGGCAGGGAGAACTTGAAGAACCTCAGATGAAACTGTAGTCTTATGGTATGCCCTCTTGGTCTctaaacccaaaaaaaaaaaaaaaaaacaataatcagaAACAAAGACACCATATGAACAACGTCCAAAACAATAACTTGTGCCACAAAATACTTTAGCTATATCTTATTCACCTCGTGGCACGGTTCTGGAGTCCGGATAAATAAACATTCCTTGAAGAGCAAAGGCTTTATCTGTGCCTGCACCTAAAAAAATTTTCCAAATATTTTACTAATCAGTAAAGCAttatacacatttaattaaattttgaatatataaatatctttGGAATATCATTACCTTCATAGGACAGGAAAttacatgaatgtaaaattacaAGGAATCCGCCATCTTCCAAACATATAACAAGGGCCtgcaagtaaaacaaacaaaagaaataaaaataaatctgtcttCCTCTTTCTACTCCACTAGCTCAAATGTCATTCACACGCCAGACTTACCATGTCCTTTTCCTTTAACTCTTGACTTAAGAAAGCTAGGTCATTTTTTGCTTCAAATGAGATGACTTCATACATGCTAAACCATTTGCCATCTAATGAAACTAAAAGaagaatattacaaaaaaaacaaaaaaaaaaaaacaaataaaaatcaatccACAAGTAATCAAAATATCCACGTAAATCTACAgtcaaaaacctaaaaaaaagaaatgactcTAAATTTCTTTATTCTACGTGACAAATACatggaatgaataaatgaaattttaaaaacacaccttCACCAAGAGGAGAAGTTTCAAAAACTGCTTGAGGCAATGTCTTCCTCAGTTCAGAGATTTCAATGATACGGtcaactttaattatttttggactagagaacaacaacaaaaaaaatattcagatcaattaaaataattaaataatataaataagatttgatttgtGTAGTTTGACTCCTTTGTTTCCTCCAAAAATAATCCAACTTACAGATTTGCTGGAAACATGGCTCCATGGATGGACCTCAACCCGATGTTGTACAAAATAGACTCAATCTTTAGCTGGCCACTCCATGGTTGGTAATGAAATGCTGAAAGTCATTAAATTAAATGGCAGAAATTAaggaacaataaacaataatccAGAGCAAACTTTTCTTCACAACATACAATGAGATGAAGTGCTCAAAAATGCTCTGTGTCAACTTGTTGCAATAAGGTAAGATGGTAAAATATTAATGGAATGCTTACATGACTTTTCTTGGCTGAAAAACAAAGGAGAAAGGAGAAACAACTTAGACTTtgcaaaatatttacataagcAAAATATTAACATGATCTGCTtgtggtgttaaaaaaaagatacagagatcatttacatttcaaataAGTGCAtaggcaaaaaacaaacaaacaagttattttttactAGTACTATTATTCAATATTAATAATCTAAATTATATACACAAATTCATGAAGATACTGGTAAAGTGTTTCAGGTAATATTTACATCCATTGTGATCTTGCAGTTGCAGACTAGCaccaacatttaaatatttaagatcCCTTTGGATTTTCATGCAGCATTTATGCTGGCAGTAGAGCAGTAAATCTTAGTACTAGAGATGCTTTCCATTTCGAAAACTGtcattttcattttgatttGACTGGACAGCACTAAAGTTTACTCTCTGATTTATTTTGAACAGCTCTATTTCTTACCGGTTTTGAAGCATTAATAAATGAAGGAACACCAAAATGtctaatacaaaaaataaagagtattttataattaacttaattgacaattaacaaaaaatatttaatcaccCTTTGGTTATTAGGGAGGTCAGCATACCGGTTTAATAGACTATGTAAAAGTACCCAAGCATGGACTTTCCAAAAGGgaacattattaaaaactgtttattattaattaattaattaaaaaatttgggTTGGTAAAGGGGTGTTGGACGTTTTAAACCAGCCCATTTTCCTTTAACCTAAACCTTTCTGCCTACAGCTCTTAATGGGGCtcttgtgtgtgaaaatgccaAGAATTTAGCAGTCAAAGCCATGGAGATGAATCTTTTCCTCATTTGGATGTCTGTTGTAAAAATTAACTGACGCTCTATACCTGTATTGCTGTCATTTTATGCATTGTTCTGCTGACACACTATTCCGTGATAAAATATAcgtgtataaacacacaccacacagtacctagtttttactttaaaaaaacctACACCAGATCAGATGCAACCCGCCATACTTTTTAAACACTATTTAAACAGTAGCACTAATGAAGCTGACCTTTTCTCCATCGGCTCTAAAGAGATGGACGTTTTTCCATAGGAGAAAGCCACAATGGCGAATGGACACACATGTCTTGGGCATGGTTCAACCTTTTTTCCTTCATCCAGCAGCTCATACATATAATACTGAAAAGCAATGATAACCTGGGTAAGGCACAGCATTAGATTcgatttatttcaatttaaaccCCTCATTTTCAGCTAAATAATGACAAAAGAACAATAACAGGACAATCAAAGCATTCCAATGatgctgaaataaaaatatattcccCAGATCTGTGGTGGGTAACAACATTAAGGCGTCCATGCATGTAAAGACACAGCTTTTACTCAGTTTCTGGTaaaggtgtgtatgtgtttgtgtgtgtgtgaaagctgaaTTGGATAATGAGCTGATTGTCACCTGAGTCCTTTCAAATGCTAGAAAAGAGCTGGTGGTTGTACACACTGATCTGAGCTGCTCTGATACATGGCAGTCAAACCCAGCAGTCGGAGGTGTGAAGTTTTGCGTGTAGTTTTCTGTCACTTCCTTTACTCGACCCTAGTGACAAGATgaagtttcatttttaaataatgcagctattataaagtttttttttattatttcgaATTTCTTAAAAACCATACCTTTGTCAACTTTAACAGAACAATGTATCCTGTCTTGCCATCATACCAGCGCTTAATGTCAAGGCAGTCAGAGTACTTTGAGATATACACacctgttaaaaaaacaaaacaaattacagCCATTCAAATTTAACACCACCATTTCCTTCAGTACCTTCAGCATATTTACACAATCAGTTTAATGCTCTAGATACCTCGCATGATTTAGCTCTGCAAGTAAAAATACTACCTAACTAAGGGCTTGCTTTTACTTTACCTTTTCTGAGGACCAGACAGTAGATTTCATCAGGCTTCCGTtcaagtttttaaaaagcatttaacaaACTGAATATCatgctttaaaaatttaaattgtgaCAAAGAAAAGGCATGCGTCATGAGCTTTAagcaaaacatactgtatacatttacattatcacTCAAAAGTCATGCT
This region of Clarias gariepinus isolate MV-2021 ecotype Netherlands chromosome 9, CGAR_prim_01v2, whole genome shotgun sequence genomic DNA includes:
- the tasor2 gene encoding uncharacterized protein tasor2 isoform X2 is translated as MENDTTISKEGLLEPLVSGSVTFESSILAPLRNNYLYEESKESFTYSSAQLINNPALQKRYYAFRTEKREQGYSEEELEELFGFLLLDDKSRANRLAETGLIVGQGACTTLGDRSKGVYISKYSDCLDIKRWYDGKTGYIVLLKLTKGRVKEVTENYTQNFTPPTAGFDCHVSEQLRSVCTTTSSFLAFERTQYYMYELLDEGKKVEPCPRHVCPFAIVAFSYGKTSISLEPMEKSQEKSSFHYQPWSGQLKIESILYNIGLRSIHGAMFPANLPKIIKVDRIIEISELRKTLPQAVFETSPLGEVSLDGKWFSMYEVISFEAKNDLAFLSQELKEKDMALVICLEDGGFLVILHSCNFLSYEGAGTDKAFALQGMFIYPDSRTVPRETKRAYHKTTVSSEVLQVLPALNYAELEMEKCPPQQQDDALGTLEKHLQDFAALIFPGLTNSPSREASMFPDQYDVPDGFPKSAPKWTEQTGDRLRMYLKSPCSFQIPVGRALELLAAGKQQRSDDHDDDVYYYISSPEAPQTPAEMVSERDLPNETDYLTCRNVSDDVKKTAEQQAETEKTVADELPHQGLVEDVNMSGAAVVAADNSTSDATTDAMITPNNNQAEGTDSSSTLGDPNTKHYAQNIVAAQDGENTSEGVSPDDKCNGREVSEASSKETIQTSSEALSSTETGDDASTLASNVEMEVNQSEKVDSFSDVLPKIGGQMPIADKDLLEAGLPTSISTPTTSINQTEALIEGCDEVQPEVSSSVPAETKSAPKRHGRRRRRKSSKRNTNTFSQITTPFQNTTLSLSPATEAIPTPEQSSNSDSIHSSPSTLKKDWRSLPRLKREWKVDASARRTLRSNFKNTETPSDKNSDSEKNTSITELTVTTNITSSTPKRKMEGINMRERYGLKNIITDCGFVFVPHGSEVAPGDIKSNENKQAPESSVVTTESPLVEKPTTPPPHDKPQPSEIENRSQHMPLSHIQNISETPPKALASSEVPVSPQKSSVLETPEKNKSTVKDHVYRAISISKLKTVLKRARRTKSSGGKDHGKSISDNTEPELKRAKLNSNADNGKSAPHADVEKGSSLQPNPESAGCQGTVENAPSKPRQRATPSQEKRISEIPKENGLTGICPQVQSPVGRVDSHLSMKSDLLLKLPDLASPGYYDKEGKNGLTLVPSPPAAVKAKVWSTLFLRTRTVTEKQGSIQVTRFWKENYDFKFDSKFTNDKLDKCVTRALHGKWDFSIEDNYEQVHLIFHMWIGLFYSKPTSRFFHFDHTFPTLEGKNPSDVLQFAIQTSSPLPDVDLSTKEDRNTSLHPGSDALDLSVKTPEAADDSTSGEKPTPISGVRSILKYMWENKEPDKRPSSDHSPSVLRKGISMDYRSTVETLDENLTPDHSDCSDLEDNATNITESSYTKLLESNGAYSQLCDHASNIRLDEQKVFMKRNELGKDLSLSKAMNINSDGIMDTERKSVAVFHQVVRPLRPLTFLKVPDSLPGRKIIVKSLSFKEKHKDDGTVSVHTETLSKDEQCDSVVNKEKHESTPVYAHPGNKNECALKFRTGGCSVISVPVHDKATIEVKSVLLTRDETPIVICDVNSRKEESVSCEKNNEVTFNNESKTPRDVLDVRNQKNQEVKSIIDETKINVGNDCDILVEMHVNDGAKEKSGSVHDVRDETPVDLLDVDDETKEEVEPVSHVWNDTPEEKLADEMKDLVTPVIIRHGTSMIVPAACRLNEMDIPVRDDKDAGVHVNDEANTVQTMPNDDITSIYDEESAPHGLCDEGDNALGEVNSVIKINDASVGVLTKAKDKLGVKDDIPVDTQDVNSTNKEATPERGVRADISADVQDVNSTNKEAKPGFDVRDDTPANIQDVNETKCEPNVKDYSFLHSQQSADTTEDMAVQEKEDESGKVDCDKGEKNYETEKKVEAELICDANNELDSENQNTINDSQDCTDWVDMDTSDKDSEDENHKEVREVNIYSGESLFKVLEEDTVKMQKDIIKTDTHVASSCKEQPEEGAQPDISDNLSSGQVSSTSHELIVLKVSNNSSALGGNCTQTQNDGKSTMFPDATVVQNATPEVIQYKHSKVFDIFPLTGVAQSEPCEINDSSVQGTTEEADDLAISNANDGSVKGLKKVENGTDQKGVEACDNFESMDVSPPALQIDTETEMNSRCSTPTQDEPLYSEETDEVSSFQEGNSQDISETEMCGKERPPNIWLALDSSEDSSLELEESPPHIAPSQDPSWSHKKFNARVKEADKGEPFVSDEHVPKDSMVYFDDHLIPTQGHTKEKEHQQDEFGHFSEQYGDDHYEKLPLSWTHSASFKTMGQEDLSEWYAPDEERHYTTCSSGHREVAYRPKEIRQRNYSLVQRTHYSESTPNVDESNERLFSFRHRAGLAEMNNESESHGSEPASYSKKKRHRKFCKNKWDGEDFNTTIDYSIQKTFSCSSDHSSITRTRTSSPYQRKGESKQMFDWRRYFRREGVFESNEENDGPFHDSPSSIVTMFDKKGNRVVFESPSSQTRHGLSQSVEEQRSKSVTQSLMELEYLIFAEKMTHLLKNCKTTSRVKPQQRLNISPVENPMTIQFSRLDEQNSFSALDQTWPTHSKFKINVDMSERKALKKASNYSKPLHLQSLFCERGTEATCSKLSDITKECSKSYHTMMNDICTGKTVPHQNDELKRKWDIEYATTSKQPGFCGRIKKDMFDYLHDNLNSIVRQACKTKYKFYILVTSDDPFFEETKNLLEAEGHTGVEPYQFDFDANGQTPLLIILRNEDIAEHIFKVPHLLELKKSSRVLFAGIDQPDDVVNLTHQELFAKGGFVVFDETALDTLNLENMKKVVGIMEELDKKGKWKWFLHYRDSRKLRENARCSPEAQRRKQFLDCCQEAGIVEVLPYHECDVISRVRPDYLRCLVRLQIQNVSARFPVFITDTPDDSFEKNGILTMNIWTFSRILSNDTCSVS